In one Sandaracinaceae bacterium genomic region, the following are encoded:
- a CDS encoding PIN domain-containing protein: MYLLDTNVVLALVRGSALGTYIDTSFRLSAGKRRPAISVVTHGELRVLASRNGWGGAKLAALQNALNALVTVDINVAEVIDAYVEIDVYSQQHPDGARNMGKNDLWIAACAKASGATLLTTDKDFDHLTPGMISVEYVDPASTLPEA; this comes from the coding sequence TTGTACCTGCTCGACACCAACGTCGTTCTCGCGCTCGTGCGCGGCAGCGCGTTGGGGACATACATCGACACCTCCTTCCGTCTGAGCGCGGGAAAGCGTCGTCCAGCGATCAGCGTCGTCACGCACGGTGAGCTGCGCGTTCTCGCCAGCCGCAATGGGTGGGGCGGGGCCAAGCTCGCGGCGCTTCAGAACGCGCTCAATGCCCTGGTGACGGTAGATATCAATGTCGCGGAGGTCATCGACGCGTACGTCGAGATCGACGTCTACTCCCAGCAGCACCCTGACGGTGCGCGGAACATGGGCAAGAACGATCTCTGGATCGCCGCGTGTGCGAAGGCTTCGGGCGCCACGCTCCTGACGACCGACAAGGACTTCGATCACCTCACCCCAGGCATGATTTCCGTCGAGTACGTCGATCCTGCCTCCACGCTGCCTGAGGCGTAG
- a CDS encoding J domain-containing protein, which produces MANADDLYARLGLTSAATPEEIKKAYRKLARKWHPDLNPGNPEAEENFKQIAGAHEVLSDPEKRKLYDEFGADGLRGGFDPEQARAYKKWSEQQRSRPDGGGARRGGGGGGHDFDFDIDEIFGRRASPRAAAPRAGHDIGARVELPFVDALRGAEFKVDVPSETPCTVCAGSGDEPGTSPTPCSDCGGRGRRKVVQGPMSFVTTCPTCDGEGTVRTACHACEGEGVLHDQRTITVRIPPGAEDGSVLTVRGKGGPGRNGGPPGNLVIETRVQPHPHFRREGLDLFLTLPVTVAEAYSGASVSIPTLDGTVQLKIPPRSQTGSKLRLRGKGVARKDERGDLMVELSVRLPDQADEAFATAAAAASALYSEPVREEIRL; this is translated from the coding sequence ATGGCGAATGCAGACGACCTTTATGCCCGCCTGGGGCTGACTTCGGCGGCCACGCCCGAGGAGATCAAGAAGGCGTACCGAAAGCTCGCCCGCAAGTGGCACCCCGACCTGAACCCGGGCAACCCCGAGGCCGAGGAGAACTTCAAGCAGATCGCCGGCGCCCACGAGGTGCTGTCCGACCCCGAGAAGCGCAAGCTCTACGACGAATTCGGCGCGGACGGCCTGCGCGGCGGCTTCGACCCCGAGCAGGCGCGCGCCTACAAGAAGTGGAGCGAGCAGCAGCGCTCCCGGCCCGACGGCGGCGGCGCTCGGCGTGGCGGTGGCGGTGGCGGGCACGACTTCGACTTCGACATCGACGAGATCTTCGGGCGCCGCGCCAGCCCGCGGGCCGCCGCACCCCGAGCGGGCCACGACATCGGCGCGCGCGTGGAGCTGCCCTTCGTGGACGCGCTGCGCGGCGCCGAGTTCAAGGTGGACGTGCCCAGCGAGACGCCCTGCACCGTGTGCGCCGGGAGCGGCGACGAGCCGGGCACCAGCCCCACGCCCTGCAGCGACTGCGGCGGTCGTGGGCGGCGCAAGGTGGTGCAGGGGCCCATGTCGTTCGTCACCACCTGCCCCACCTGCGACGGCGAGGGCACCGTGCGGACCGCGTGCCACGCGTGCGAGGGCGAGGGCGTGCTGCACGACCAGCGCACCATCACGGTGCGCATCCCTCCCGGCGCCGAAGACGGCAGCGTGCTCACGGTGCGCGGGAAGGGCGGCCCCGGCCGCAACGGGGGCCCGCCCGGAAACCTGGTCATCGAGACGCGCGTGCAGCCGCACCCGCACTTCCGCCGCGAGGGGCTCGACCTGTTCCTCACGCTGCCGGTCACGGTGGCCGAGGCGTACAGCGGCGCCAGCGTCTCCATCCCCACGCTGGACGGCACGGTGCAGCTCAAGATCCCGCCGCGCTCGCAGACCGGCAGCAAGCTGCGCCTGCGCGGCAAGGGCGTGGCCCGCAAGGACGAGCGCGGTGACCTCATGGTGGAGCTGAGCGTGCGCCTCCCCGACCAAGCCGACGAAGCCTTCGCCACTGCCGCGGCTGCTGCGTCCGCGCTCTACAGCGAGCCCGTGCGCGAGGAGATTCGACTGTGA
- a CDS encoding ribbon-helix-helix protein, CopG family → MSRITLYLDPETHALVERAARASGLSKSRWVAEAVHKYAADEWPASCLELAGRFGDFPLREGSVPAALDREWDDEIARRVRSIQDGTAVLHSDQHVEQRIRQLLAR, encoded by the coding sequence ATGTCCCGAATCACGCTCTATCTGGACCCTGAGACGCACGCGTTGGTGGAGCGAGCCGCGCGGGCCAGTGGCCTGTCCAAGAGCCGCTGGGTGGCGGAGGCCGTCCACAAGTACGCCGCAGACGAGTGGCCTGCCAGTTGTCTGGAACTTGCCGGGCGCTTTGGCGATTTCCCCTTACGTGAGGGCTCCGTGCCGGCTGCGTTGGATCGCGAGTGGGACGACGAGATCGCCCGGCGTGTGAGGAGCATCCAGGATGGCACCGCCGTCCTACACTCTGATCAGCACGTGGAGCAGCGCATTCGCCAGCTTCTTGCACGCTGA
- a CDS encoding DUF2786 domain-containing protein: protein MPAPHALNDELERLILEELRDRWKSTNWSLFEDRMRPPVFSLSDLTSVLARFVPETRAIEVSRRLVVEHPWAEVLEVLKHEMAHQFVAEVLCVSETSHGPAFRAVCEARGIDARAAGVSSAPGDGATPTEAARVIDKVRRLLALAGSDNPHEADAAMQQARRLMLEHNIRERDTRVDDRDFTFAHVGPVKARHDEHERVLASILTKHFFVEAIWTHSFRPLEGRRGAVLEICGTRANVRMAEYVHGFLLQAGEAAWRRHRAAHAVKGDRDRRTFLVGVMRGFRDKLEREQRVSAEQGLVWVGDAGVSAYYHRRHPRVRTHRRSGRARNAAFAHGQAAGEELVLHRPVEGGRGGGGGGGLLPR, encoded by the coding sequence ATGCCGGCCCCCCATGCGCTGAACGACGAGCTCGAGCGGTTGATCCTCGAGGAGCTCCGTGACCGCTGGAAGAGCACCAACTGGTCGCTCTTCGAGGACCGGATGCGCCCGCCCGTGTTCTCGCTCTCGGACCTCACGTCGGTGCTCGCGCGCTTCGTGCCCGAGACGCGGGCCATCGAGGTGTCCCGGCGGCTGGTGGTGGAGCACCCGTGGGCGGAGGTGCTCGAGGTGCTCAAGCACGAGATGGCGCACCAGTTCGTGGCGGAGGTGCTGTGCGTGTCGGAGACCTCGCATGGGCCAGCGTTCCGCGCGGTGTGTGAGGCGCGCGGGATAGACGCCCGAGCGGCGGGCGTGTCCTCGGCGCCCGGAGATGGCGCGACGCCCACGGAGGCAGCCCGGGTGATCGACAAGGTGCGCCGCCTGCTTGCGCTCGCCGGGAGCGACAACCCCCACGAGGCGGATGCCGCCATGCAGCAGGCGCGGCGGCTCATGCTGGAGCACAACATCCGCGAGCGCGACACGCGCGTGGACGACCGGGACTTCACCTTTGCGCACGTGGGTCCGGTCAAGGCGCGGCACGACGAGCACGAGCGGGTGCTCGCTTCCATCCTAACGAAGCACTTCTTCGTGGAGGCCATCTGGACCCACTCCTTTCGCCCGCTCGAGGGGCGGCGCGGAGCGGTGCTCGAGATCTGCGGCACGCGCGCCAACGTTCGCATGGCCGAGTACGTGCACGGCTTCCTCCTGCAGGCGGGCGAGGCCGCGTGGAGGCGCCACCGCGCGGCGCATGCCGTGAAAGGCGATCGCGACCGCCGCACCTTCCTGGTGGGCGTGATGCGCGGCTTCCGAGACAAGCTCGAGCGAGAGCAGCGAGTATCGGCCGAGCAGGGCCTCGTGTGGGTCGGCGACGCGGGCGTCTCGGCGTACTACCACCGACGGCACCCGCGGGTGCGCACCCACCGGCGCTCAGGCCGGGCGCGTAACGCCGCGTTCGCGCACGGGCAGGCAGCCGGGGAGGAGCTGGTGCTGCACCGGCCGGTGGAGGGCGGCCGCGGTGGGGGTGGTGGCGGTGGGTTGCTGCCGCGCTGA
- a CDS encoding pyridoxamine 5'-phosphate oxidase family protein, with protein MANQLNQKGARDGEDHTTKTPEDIVALARSFDTAMLVTHGADGSSRARPMSVGKVEDDARLWFITSTTNDLVTELARDPRALVVMQGRLVYLCIEGEASTHHDRAKVAELWSEPMRVWFQDANDPNILLLEFRPTAAEYWDMAGAKGIKLAFRAAKAAMSGKPMQDDDSAENHGKVAL; from the coding sequence ATGGCCAACCAACTCAATCAAAAAGGTGCTCGCGACGGCGAGGACCACACCACGAAGACCCCCGAGGACATCGTCGCGCTCGCCCGAAGCTTCGACACGGCCATGCTCGTGACCCACGGCGCCGACGGCTCCTCGCGCGCCCGCCCCATGAGCGTGGGGAAGGTGGAGGACGACGCGCGCCTGTGGTTCATCACCAGCACCACCAACGACCTGGTCACCGAGCTCGCGCGCGACCCACGTGCCCTGGTGGTGATGCAAGGGCGCTTGGTGTACCTGTGCATCGAGGGCGAAGCCAGCACGCACCACGACCGTGCCAAGGTGGCCGAGCTGTGGAGCGAGCCCATGCGCGTGTGGTTCCAGGACGCCAACGACCCGAACATCCTCCTGCTGGAATTCCGCCCCACCGCCGCGGAGTACTGGGACATGGCGGGCGCCAAGGGCATCAAATTGGCGTTCCGCGCGGCCAAGGCCGCGATGAGCGGGAAGCCGATGCAGGACGACGACTCGGCGGAGAACCACGGTAAGGTCGCGCTGTAG
- a CDS encoding virulence RhuM family protein — translation MTDDPTTTSELILYQTEDGRTRIQCRFEDATVWLTQKLMADLFEIGVGTVNHHLKAIYEERELSPEATIRRHRIVRIEGSREVAREIEHYSLEAVLAVGFRVRSHRGTQFRQWATARLSEYLVKGFTMDDERLKNPPGPGQVDYFDELLERVRDIRSSERRFYQKVLDIYATSVDYRADTEQSQQFFATVQNKMHFATHGHTAAEVIVERADASKPLMGMQTTRPGGIIHKADASVAKNYLSETELQVLNRIVSLYIEYAELQALERKPMTMRDWITKLDEFLKVSGRQLLEHAGTVTAAAAKAKAEREHARYHALQDAQPRAIDGEFEKVAKQLQKPAPKRGAGRTGAARGKAGKPRGREA, via the coding sequence ATGACGGACGACCCGACGACTACCTCGGAGCTCATCCTCTACCAGACCGAGGACGGGCGTACGCGCATCCAGTGCCGCTTCGAAGACGCGACCGTGTGGCTGACCCAGAAGCTGATGGCCGACCTCTTCGAGATCGGGGTTGGGACGGTCAACCACCACTTGAAGGCCATCTATGAGGAGCGGGAACTCTCGCCCGAGGCAACTATTCGACGCCATCGAATAGTTCGAATCGAAGGGTCACGAGAGGTGGCGCGAGAGATCGAGCACTACAGCCTGGAGGCCGTCCTAGCGGTGGGGTTCCGCGTGCGCAGCCACCGGGGCACACAGTTTCGTCAGTGGGCCACTGCCCGCCTGAGTGAGTACCTGGTGAAGGGGTTCACCATGGACGACGAGCGGCTGAAGAACCCGCCGGGTCCTGGGCAGGTGGACTACTTCGACGAGCTGCTCGAGCGGGTGCGCGACATCCGCTCGTCGGAGCGGCGCTTCTACCAGAAGGTGCTCGACATCTACGCCACCAGCGTGGACTACCGAGCCGACACGGAGCAGTCGCAGCAGTTCTTCGCCACGGTGCAGAACAAGATGCACTTCGCGACGCATGGGCACACGGCCGCCGAGGTGATTGTCGAGCGTGCGGACGCCAGCAAGCCGCTAATGGGTATGCAGACCACGCGGCCCGGCGGCATCATCCACAAGGCCGATGCGTCGGTGGCGAAGAACTACCTGAGCGAGACCGAGCTGCAGGTGCTGAACCGCATCGTGAGCTTGTACATCGAGTACGCCGAGCTGCAGGCCCTCGAGCGCAAGCCCATGACTATGCGCGACTGGATCACCAAGCTGGATGAGTTCCTGAAGGTGTCCGGGCGGCAGCTCTTGGAACATGCGGGCACGGTCACTGCCGCGGCGGCCAAAGCCAAGGCCGAGCGCGAGCATGCGCGCTACCACGCGTTGCAAGACGCGCAGCCGCGCGCGATTGATGGCGAGTTCGAGAAGGTGGCCAAGCAGCTGCAGAAGCCTGCGCCGAAGAGAGGCGCGGGACGCACAGGGGCCGCACGAGGGAAGGCGGGAAAACCAAGGGGGAGAGAGGCGTAG
- a CDS encoding FAD-binding protein, with protein MSDTRDQRDDCDVLVVGFGGAGACAAIEAHDAGARVVIVERFDGGGATARSGGVVYIGGGSPSQGRAGWDDSVEAMYGYLREETEDAVSEETLRAFCARSLDNAAWLEAQGARFTLPFFAAKTTQPPDGYGLYWSGNEKQRAHAAKPAPRGHVVDGDGMTGHVLFAALAEAVARRGIEVQRHTSAQSLVVAGDGTVVGVELLSLPASQPLRAAHLGLRGVFEALRSARSKRAERAREALAAFERRWGRVSRIDVRGGVILASGGFVFNQALLHERAPRYAECMPLGTAGDDGTAIRLGEAVGAVSGETERCAASRFIAPPEALVTGALVDETGRRFCDETLYGATLSKAISERPGGVAYMLTDAAIRSRAEQQMKQEERVRDFTLGQLAAGHANHLLFRNYCYLTNRHVNRRRAPTLEALEQALAMPPGALVAAVREYNAALASGQPDAFGKARESCAPLLQPPFDAIDCSLDSALFPGPCLTLGGLRVDGLCGRALRADGSEIPGLYAAGRSAVGVASRSYVSGLSLADCVFSGRNAGRDAAERAARAGAGLRS; from the coding sequence ATGAGCGACACGCGAGACCAGCGAGACGACTGCGACGTCCTCGTCGTGGGCTTCGGGGGAGCCGGGGCCTGCGCCGCCATCGAGGCCCATGATGCGGGCGCCCGGGTCGTGATCGTGGAGCGCTTCGACGGTGGCGGGGCGACGGCGCGCAGCGGCGGGGTGGTCTACATCGGAGGGGGCTCGCCCTCGCAGGGGCGCGCAGGCTGGGACGACTCTGTGGAGGCCATGTACGGCTACCTGCGCGAGGAGACCGAGGACGCCGTGAGCGAAGAGACGCTGCGTGCGTTCTGCGCGCGCAGCCTCGACAACGCGGCCTGGCTCGAGGCGCAGGGCGCGCGCTTCACGCTGCCCTTCTTCGCGGCGAAGACCACGCAGCCGCCTGACGGCTATGGGCTCTATTGGTCGGGCAACGAGAAGCAGCGGGCGCACGCGGCGAAGCCCGCGCCGCGCGGGCACGTGGTGGATGGCGACGGCATGACCGGGCATGTGCTCTTCGCAGCGCTCGCGGAGGCCGTCGCGCGGCGCGGGATCGAGGTGCAAAGGCACACCAGCGCGCAGTCGCTGGTGGTGGCCGGCGACGGCACGGTGGTGGGCGTGGAGCTCCTCTCGCTGCCAGCCTCGCAGCCCCTGCGTGCGGCGCACCTGGGACTGAGGGGGGTGTTCGAAGCCCTCCGCTCGGCGAGGTCCAAGCGAGCCGAGCGCGCGCGTGAGGCCCTCGCGGCCTTCGAGCGCCGCTGGGGGCGGGTGTCCCGGATCGACGTGCGAGGTGGGGTGATCCTCGCGAGTGGCGGGTTCGTGTTCAACCAGGCCTTGCTCCACGAGCGTGCACCACGATATGCCGAGTGCATGCCCCTCGGGACGGCGGGGGACGATGGCACGGCCATCCGCCTAGGCGAGGCGGTGGGAGCGGTGAGCGGCGAGACCGAGCGCTGCGCGGCGTCCCGCTTCATCGCTCCGCCCGAGGCGTTGGTGACCGGCGCGCTGGTGGACGAGACGGGCCGCCGCTTCTGCGACGAGACGCTGTACGGCGCCACGCTGAGCAAGGCCATCAGCGAGCGCCCGGGCGGGGTGGCGTACATGCTCACGGACGCCGCCATCCGCAGCCGCGCCGAGCAGCAGATGAAGCAGGAGGAGCGCGTGCGTGACTTCACGCTGGGGCAGCTCGCCGCGGGGCACGCCAACCACCTGCTCTTCCGGAACTACTGCTACCTGACCAACCGCCACGTGAACCGTCGCCGCGCGCCCACGCTCGAGGCGCTCGAGCAAGCCCTCGCGATGCCGCCCGGGGCGCTGGTGGCAGCCGTCCGCGAGTACAACGCCGCTCTCGCCAGCGGCCAGCCCGACGCGTTCGGGAAGGCCCGTGAGTCGTGTGCGCCGCTGCTTCAGCCGCCCTTCGACGCGATCGACTGCTCGCTCGACAGCGCGCTCTTTCCAGGCCCCTGCCTCACGCTCGGAGGGCTGCGCGTGGACGGTCTATGCGGGCGCGCGCTCCGCGCCGACGGCAGCGAGATCCCCGGCCTCTACGCCGCAGGGCGCAGCGCCGTGGGCGTGGCCTCACGCTCCTACGTGAGCGGACTGTCGCTCGCGGACTGCGTCTTCAGCGGGAGGAACGCGGGCCGTGACGCGGCCGAGCGCGCGGCCCGCGCGGGGGCAGGGCTCCGCTCGTAG
- a CDS encoding TIGR02647 family protein yields MLFKPEHLSELNLLAQFEAGDPSIGIKVHSTAAPESVSAAARLYKKGLTTQVDGGYLTPLGLDAAQQAQTLLRVLRYEEM; encoded by the coding sequence ATGCTCTTCAAACCGGAACATCTGAGCGAGCTGAACCTGTTGGCGCAGTTCGAAGCGGGCGACCCGTCCATTGGCATCAAGGTGCACTCCACGGCGGCGCCCGAGTCCGTCTCGGCGGCGGCGCGCCTCTACAAGAAGGGGCTCACCACCCAAGTGGACGGCGGCTACCTCACGCCGCTGGGCCTCGACGCGGCACAGCAAGCCCAGACGCTGCTGCGCGTGCTGCGCTACGAAGAGATGTGA
- a CDS encoding MarR family transcriptional regulator: MLKGSDILVLAKLISGAEISVRPLAEALDLPRSNVARSLDRLRAAGLIVGDGIDGSRALEFLRHAVKYIVPAGAGDKQARGLATGSYAPPFDAEFVGGTTPFVWAQARGPDRGFPIEPLAENAPALARVDPTLRSVLAAIDALRVERAREREAASNYLANALAQVGAFA; encoded by the coding sequence ATGCTCAAGGGAAGCGACATCCTCGTTCTCGCAAAGCTCATCTCGGGTGCAGAGATCTCGGTGCGCCCGCTGGCCGAAGCGCTCGACCTCCCTCGCAGCAACGTCGCCCGCAGCCTCGACCGCCTCCGGGCGGCTGGGCTGATTGTGGGCGATGGCATCGATGGGTCGCGCGCGCTCGAGTTCCTGCGGCACGCCGTGAAGTACATCGTGCCGGCCGGCGCTGGGGACAAGCAGGCACGCGGGCTGGCCACCGGATCCTACGCGCCCCCGTTCGATGCGGAGTTCGTCGGCGGCACGACGCCGTTCGTATGGGCGCAAGCGCGCGGCCCCGACAGAGGCTTCCCCATCGAGCCGCTGGCGGAGAACGCCCCAGCTCTGGCCCGCGTAGATCCAACCCTCCGTTCGGTGCTCGCGGCGATCGACGCGCTGCGTGTGGAACGCGCCCGGGAGCGCGAAGCAGCATCCAACTACCTCGCCAACGCCCTCGCCCAGGTGGGCGCCTTCGCGTGA
- a CDS encoding phospholipase D family protein, protein MVTTFGSTAPAALAAIQQTGADLRVLNPVGGTYHPKVYLGRTANSIQAVVGSVNLTSGLVANIEVATVMRGSIDDRPLADLWNWAETTWGHDRAAAWSGVIEPGLDEPIEPELLAMLAAVARENPRVYTLGPSAAENVVADVTASGLWVETARSRERSAGAQLVPPRMLNLAWDTLRARGRLSNREMLEELRIHRSSFVCAVLARLPGVTVEPGRSIVLRIRAHSTEA, encoded by the coding sequence ATGGTCACCACGTTCGGGTCCACCGCGCCCGCCGCGCTCGCGGCGATCCAACAGACCGGTGCAGACCTGCGTGTCCTCAATCCGGTCGGTGGCACGTACCACCCGAAGGTGTATCTCGGCCGCACCGCCAACAGCATCCAGGCGGTGGTCGGTTCGGTGAATCTCACGTCGGGCCTCGTCGCGAACATCGAGGTGGCGACGGTCATGCGCGGGTCGATCGACGACCGGCCACTCGCCGACCTCTGGAACTGGGCCGAGACCACCTGGGGCCATGATCGCGCAGCGGCGTGGAGTGGTGTCATCGAGCCTGGCCTCGACGAGCCGATCGAGCCGGAGCTGCTGGCCATGCTCGCCGCCGTCGCCAGAGAGAACCCTCGCGTCTACACGCTCGGTCCGTCTGCCGCGGAGAACGTCGTCGCCGACGTCACGGCCTCGGGCCTCTGGGTCGAGACGGCGCGGAGCCGCGAGCGGAGCGCGGGCGCGCAGCTGGTCCCGCCTCGGATGCTGAACCTGGCGTGGGACACGCTCCGCGCGCGCGGCCGCCTGAGCAACCGCGAGATGCTCGAGGAGCTGCGCATCCATCGATCGAGCTTCGTGTGCGCGGTGCTCGCGAGACTGCCCGGCGTCACAGTCGAGCCTGGAAGGTCGATCGTGCTCCGAATCCGCGCTCACTCCACTGAGGCCTAG
- the sugE gene encoding quaternary ammonium compound efflux SMR transporter SugE: protein MAWFALVLAGILEVVWAVGLVYTKGFTRLVPSVVTVVALAGSMWLLAFATRTLPIGTAYPIWVGIGALGAACAGVVLFGEAVSPARVVFVVLLVVSIVGLKVTAA from the coding sequence ATGGCCTGGTTCGCGCTCGTTCTCGCAGGAATTCTGGAAGTGGTCTGGGCCGTGGGGCTGGTCTACACCAAGGGCTTCACGCGCCTGGTGCCCTCGGTGGTGACCGTCGTCGCGCTGGCCGGCAGCATGTGGCTCTTGGCGTTTGCCACGCGCACGCTGCCCATCGGCACGGCCTACCCCATCTGGGTGGGCATCGGCGCGCTGGGCGCCGCGTGCGCGGGCGTGGTGCTGTTCGGTGAGGCCGTGAGCCCCGCGCGCGTGGTGTTCGTGGTGCTGCTGGTGGTCAGCATCGTGGGGCTGAAGGTCACGGCCGCCTAG